ACGTCAACGAGCTCTCCGAGACCGACTGGGAGCAGCTGCGCCACGAGTTCGGCAACCAGCGGCTGCTCGGCATGGCCCTGGACGCCGGTGGTCACCTGACCCACGGCTTCCGACCGAACATCAGCGGCAAGATGTTCCACCAGCAGCAGTACGGCACCGACCCGGAGACCGGGCTGCTCGACTACGACGTGGTAGCCGCGAAGGCTCGCGAGTTCAAGCCGGCCGTCCTGGTCGCCGGGTACTCGGCGTACCCGCGACGCGTGAACTTCGCCAAGATGCGCGAGATCGCCGACGAGGTCGGCGCCACTCTGATGGTCGACATGGCGCACTTCGCCGGTCTGGTCGCGGGCAAGGTCTTCAACGGCGACGAGAACCCGGTCCCGTTCGCGCACATCACCACCACGACCACGCACAAGTCACTGCGCGGCCCGCGCGGTGGCCTCGTCCTGGCCCAGGAGGAGTTCGCGGCCGACGTCGACCGCGGCTGCCCGATGGTGCTCGGTGGCCCGCTGTCGCACGTGATGGCCGCCAAGGCGGTCGCCCTGGCAGAGGCGCGCCAGCCGGCGTTCCAGACCTACGCCCAGAACATCGCCGACAACGCGAAGTCGCTGGCTGACGGGTTCCTGACCCGTGGCGCCAAGCTGGTCACCGGCGGTACCGACAACCACATCGTGCTGCTCGACGTCGCCTCGTTCGGACTGACCGGTCGCCAGGCGGAGTCGGCGCTGCTCGACGCCGGCGTCGTCACCAACCGCAACTCGGTCCCGAACGACCCGAACGGCGCCTGGTACACCACCGGCGTCCGCCTGGGCACGCCTGCGCTGACGACCCGCGGCTTCGGCCACGAGGAGTTCGACAAGGTCGCCGAGATGATCGTCGACGTGCTCACGAACACCGAGGCCGGCACCAACAAGGCCGGCGCGCCCTCCAAGGCGACGTACAAGCTGGCCGACGGCGTCGCGGACCGCGTGCGGTCGCAGTCGGCGGAGATGCTGGACAAGCACCCGCTGTACCCGGGCCTCGAGCTGAGCTGACGCCGTACGCCACCGCCCGCCTGACGAACGGGTCACATCGGCCTCCACGGTGCGTGGATCCAGCCGCGTCTGGCTCTACGGTTGACCCCATGGTCTCCCCGAGCAGTGCGTCGACGCCTGCTCGCCGGTGGACCCCGACCAACGTCGGCAAGGCGCTGTGGCGGCTGACCGTCTCGACGGTCGACACCTGCATGAAGAACCGGGTGACCGGGTTGGCGGCCGAGGCGGCGTTCTTCGCGATCCTCTCGCTACCCCCATTGATCTTCGCGCTCGCAGGTTCGGTCGGCTACGTGTTCAACCAGTTCAGCGACGACCAGATCAACGACGTCCGCACCAACGTGCTGGACCTCGCCGGTCAGGCGCTGACCCCGGACACGGTCCAGAAGATCATCCAACCGACGCTCGACGACGTGCTCAACGGCGGTCGGTACGACGTGATCTCGATCGGCTTCATCCTCGCGCTCTGGTCGGGCTCCCGTGCCCTCAACGTCTTCGTCGACACCATCACCATCATGTACGGCCTCGGCGGGCACCGCGGGATCGTGCGGACCCGGGCGCTGTCGTTCCTGCTCTACGTCCTGGGGATGTTCACCGGGGTCATCACGATCCCGCTGGTCGTGGCCGGGCCGAAGCTGGTCGACGAGGCGCTCTCGGAGCGCTGGGACTGGCTGAACGAGCTGTACTGGCCGACGGTCGTGGTGCTCTGCATCTGCTTCCTCGCCACCCTGTACCACCTCTCGGTGCCGGTCCGTACGTCGTGGCGCTTCAACCTCCCCGGTGCGGTGTTCACCCTGTTCTGCTGGGTGGTCGGCTCCGCCGTGCTGCGCTGGGTGCTGGTCAGCACGGCGCAGGGCTCGACCTCGATCTACGGCCCGCTGGCAGCGCCGATCGCGATCCTGCTGTGGCTCTACGTGCTCTCGATCGCGGTGCTCATCGGTGCCGCCCTGAACGCGGCGTTCGACCAGATCTGGCCGCAGAAGGAGACGACCCGGGCACGGTCGGAGCTGCTGAAGAGGTTGAGCCTGGACGTGGTCCTGCCGTGGCGTACGACGACGGGTGCGGAGGACGACTCGACACCGGACTCCGGGGTCTCGGAAACCGGGCCGTCCCAGGGCGCGGAGAAGTCCGGTTAATCGCGTGCCAGAGGTGAATTCGCGCCGTACATTGAGCGCGTGACTTCCGTCGAAGAGATCGGCGTTCGATGAGCGTCGAGCGTGTGACGCGACTCGACCCCTGGTTGGGTTGCGTCGTCGGCTGCGAGCCGGGTGTCGCCGTCGTTCGGACCGAGCGCGGCGAGGTGCGAGCGACCTACTCGGGTCGGATGCTCGGTCGGATCGCGCGCGACCGCGCGTGCGCCGTGCAGACGGGTGACTGGGTGGTCCTTCGCCGCTGGCCGGACAAGCGCGTGACGATCGAGGACATCTCCAAGCCGGTCGAGCGCTGCGCCGAGGTCATCGAGCTGCACCCGCGCTGACCGACGGCACGCGGGAGGCGCTGCGCCCGACGTGATGGCCGCCGTGACATGCTCTGCTCGTGGGAAACGTGACTCTTCCGACCCCGGTCTTCGTGGCCGGCGGCGCGCTGTGCCTGGTGGCCGGGTACCTGATCGGCACGGTCGCCGGTCCGGACACCCCGAACCGCTCCACGGCCACCGTCGCCAGTTTCGACTCCCGGACCTCCACCCTGTGCCTGGAGGGCAAGGGCGTCGAGGACGAGAAGGCCGTCAACGACGACGGCGAGCTCTGCGGCATCTGGAACCACTCGGCCGGGGCGACCCTGCCCGACAAGGGTGACAAGTTCCGGTTCGTGTCGATGGACACCTCGGGGGTCTCGGGCGCGGAGCCCGAGTCAAAGGTGCTCATCTACGGCACCGTGGTCAAGTAGCCGTGTCCGCCCGTGCCTGACATCGAGTCGAAGGTCGTCCCCGGCGTCCTCAAGCTGCCGGTCCTGACCCGGTCGCCGTGGTGGGAACTCACCCGCCGGTTGCTGCTCGCGGTCGGCATCCTCCTGTTCACCGTGCTGGTGGTTTACCTCGACCGCCACAACTACCGCGACAGCGCGCACCCGGGCCGGGACGCGATCACGCTCGTCGACTCGATCTACTACACGACCGTCACCCTGAGCACGACCGGCTACGGCGACATCGCCCCGGTCAGCGAGCACGCCCGGCTCATCAACGCGTTCGTCATCACGCCGCTGCGCATCGGCTTCCTGGTCCTGTTGATCGGTACCACGCTGGAGGTCCTCGCCAACCAGGGGCGCGAGATGATCCGGAACGCCCGTTGGAGGAAGCACATGGAGCAGCACATCGTCGTCATCGGCTACGGCACCAAGGGCCGCAGCGCCGTCGACACCCTGGTCAACAACGGGGTCGACAAGGAGCACATCGTCATCGTCGACCCGAGCAGCGTCGCGCTCGGCGAGGCGCACGCGCACGGGCTGGCCGTCGTCACCGGGGATGCCGCCCGCCGCGAGGTGCTGCGCCGCGCCGGCGTCGAGCGCGCCCGCCAGGTCATCATCACCACCCCGCGGGACGACACCACGGTGCTCGCCACCCTGACCGTGCGCCAGCTCAACCCGCAGGCCTACATCGTGGCCGCGGTCCGGGAGCAGGACAACGTCCCGCTGGTCCGGCAGAGCGGTGCGGACGCGGTCGTCACCTCCTCGGACGCGGTCGGCCGGCTGGTCGGCCTGTCGTCGATCTCGCCGCCGCTGGCCTCGGTGCTCGAGGACCTGCTCACCTACGGCGAGGGCCTCGAGGTCGCCGAGCGCGAGCTGCTGGTCAACGAGGTCGGCAAGGCGCCGCAGAGCCTGCCGGACCAGGTGATCGCGGTGCTGCGCGACGAGAAGGTCTACCGCTACTTCGACCCGACGGTGACCCAGCTCGCGCGCGGGGACCGGCTGGTCGTCGTCCGGCCGTCCAAGGAGCTGCCGTGGGCCCCCCGGCCGGGCACCCACGGTGAAGCCGTGGCTGAGGACTGAGTCACCCGTGCCGTCGGTCGTGCGCACGGCCGGACGTCTCGGGCAGGAGCTCGGCAGGGTCGCCCTGGACCTGCTGCCGTCGTCGTCGGCACTGCCGGGACGGGCGGCGGACTTCACGCCCCCAGTGATGTCGTCGCTGCTCGGGCGCGAGGTCAGCGGTTGCGAACCGATCGGCGGGACGACCGGTACGACGGACCGCAGCGTGCTGCGGCTTCGCGGCGACGACGTCCCGGACACGGTGTTCGTGAAGTCCGCAGCCACCGACCTGGGCACCCGCCTCTTCGGTGGGTTGGCACGACTGGGCGAGGTCGAGGTCGGCTTCTTCCGCGACCTGCGGGCCGGGCTCGACCTGGAGGCGCCGGCAGCGCTCGGGTCACGCTTCGAGCGGCGTACGGGGCGTTTCGCGGTCGTGCTGGAAGACCTCGCCGCCCGCGGTGCGGAGTTCGTCGACACCACGACTCCGCTGAGCGCGGACCAGGTGGCCGCCGGACTGAGCACCCTGGCCGCGCTGCACGGCTCGACCTCGGGTCGCGCAGGCCTGCCGACCTGGTTGGGCACGAACTCGGCCGACGCGCTGATGCCGGTGGTGTCCGGCGTCATCGGCCGGCTCGGCCGCAAGGTCGCCGAACGCGATCCGTCGCTGGTGGCAGCCGGGGGAGACGGACTCCTGCGCAGCTACGGCCGGTGGGCCGAGGTCCTGGACCGGGACGCGTTCTGCGTGCTGCACGGCGACCCGCACCCCGGCAACGTCTACCTCCTCGGGGAGCCGGGCGACCAGCACGTGGGTCTGCTCGACTGGCAGGCCGTCCGCCGCGGCAACGGGTTCCGCGACGCGACCTACTTCACCGTGCTGAGCCTCGAGGCCGCCGTACGCCGGGAGCACGAGCGCGAGCTGCTGGCGCACTACTGCGGCGAGCTCGCCGCCGCGGGCGGACCCGAGGTCGGCGCGGATGCGGCTTGGACGACGTACCGGCAGATGGTCGCGTACGTGTACGTCGCGACGACCTTTACCAGTGGCCTCGGAGGGCTGCAGGGGACCGAGATCGCCGACACCGGTCTGCGTCGGGCGGTCGCCGCAGTCGAGGACCTGGATACGCCGGCGGCGCTGTCGAGGTGACCGAGACAGCGTCGGGCGACGGTCGGTGGACTGGACCGGAGTCGCCTCATCCGTCCCACCAATCTCACTGCGTCACGCGAGTTGACTGCTGAACGGGGAGTTCCGGAATCGGAGGCTCACGGGTCTCGAAAGGCTCGTACTTTGGGCGCATGGCCGAAGGGATCGTCGCCGAGCCGGGACCGCTGCTGCAGTCCGCGGCCTCGCCGTACGTGCCTGAGCAGCGTCAGGCTCCCGATGGCGGCGCAGCAAGCCACCGCAGCCACCGCGCCCCGTCGCTGGTGCAGCTGGTCGACAACGCCCTGATGATCATCCGGCGCGACAACCTGGTGCCGAGCGGCTACCTGGTCGTGCAGGCGTCGCGCGGGGCCAAGCACCAGCACGCCGTCTGGCAGCTCGGACAGTTCGCGATCCTCGACGACGGCTGGTTCGGCCAGGTCCACGGACGCGAAGCCAGCGGCCCGAGGCCGTCCACCTGGCTGCGCAAGCACGAGCGCCACTGCCAGGAGCAGCACTGGACCCAGTTCCACTGGATCGATCCTGCGCTGCTGGACGTCGGGTGCGGCGCCGGAAACGTCGGTCTCGGGCTCAGCCCGGACGGGCCTACGTACTGCCCGGGCTTCAAGCCAGGCGTGCGCCACCCGGAGCACATCCCGCTGATCCAGATGTTCAAGGACGGCCTGCGCCTGCTGGCGCTCGACCAGCCGCGCCGCTGACGGCGGGGTGCCTCAGACGTTGGGGCGTGTCTGCGGATCCTCCTGAGGGCTCTTGGGGGTGCCAGGGGCGATCGGATTGATGCCGGGGTCCTCCCCGGGCGGCACGATGTTCGGGTCTTCGACGGGTTCGTTCGGAGTCGTGGTCATACCCGGTTGCTACCCGGAGTGCGATGGACCATGAGGCTCAGTCACCGGTGACCTCGAGCAGCACGCGGACCTCGTCGCCGTCATCGATGCCCTCCGCAACGCGCACCGGCTTCTTGACCGGCAGCAAGAACGACCCGGACGCTTTGTCGGGGAACACCGATGTGCGCCACCGCGACGTACCGATCGTGACCTCCACGCGGACCGACCCGAAGCCCGTCGGGGGAGCGGTGACCAGGTCCCGCACCTCCTCGGCCGCCTCCACCGGGAGCCGGACGAAGTACCAGCCGCCGTCGCTCCACAGGAACAGCTCGGCGGTGAACTCGACGACCTCGCCGCTAGACAGCGTCGTCCTCCAACGGCGGCACGCCGGCGGTCCCACGCAGGCGGTCCACGATCTCGGCAGGGGTGTCGTCGCCGCGGCTCAGGACGACGTACATCGGCTTCTCTCGCTGCAGCTCGGTCTTCATGCTCGGAGCCTTGCAGGGTGCACCGACAAACCCGGGCTCGCGCGGTAGCGTCGGGTCATGGACGCTGGATTCGGGATCGCTACCGGACTGTTCGTCATCTTCGGGCTGTTCGCGCTGGGGAGCATCGTGCTGTGGCTGGTGTTCCTGATCGAGGCGATCAACATGCCCGACGCCCAGTGGACCGCTGCCGGTCAGAACAAGATCTTGCACGTCGTGCTCATGGTCGTGCTCGGCATCATCGGCACGATCATCTACTTCGTGACGGCACGGGGGGACCTCACGCGGGTCGGTCCTCCGCCACCGGGCTTCCAGACCGGACCTCCGGGCTACGGGCCGCCGCAGTGACCAAGATCCTCGGCTGGGTCGCGGCCGGTCTGCTCGTCTCCGGTTTGATCCTCGGCTTCCTGCCCCTCAACAGCTACGAGATCGACTGCGGGTCGGTGTTCAACCCGACGAGCAAGTCCGAGCGAGCCAAGGACGCAGCGGACCAGCGGGACGAGGAGGACATCAGCTACCCCGACTTCTGCGACGAGGCCCGCGACGGTGCTGTGCGCACGCCGATCATCTTGTTGGTGATGGGCGTCGCGGTCGCCGGGGCTGCGGTGCACAGCAGCGGAGTCAGCCTGGTGCGCAAGGGCGGCTGGTCGGGCACCGAGCTCCGAGAGGACTGAGGTCCGTCACGACTCGAGAACGACGAAGGCCCCGCTCCGAGGAGCGGGGCCAACGTACTGGTGGGCGATACTGGGTTTGAACCAGTGACCTCTTCCGTGTCAGGGAAGCGCGCTACCGCTGCGCCAATCGCCCGAGGTGTTGCTGTTTCAGTTGTTCGAGGTGGGTACGGGATTTGAACCCGTGTAGACGGATTTGCAGTCCGTTGCCTCGCCTCTCGGCCAACCCACCGTGGAGGTTTCGGCAGTTCCTACTCCGAGCGGACAACGAGACTCGAACTCGCGACCTCAACCTTGGCAAGGTTGCGCTCTACCAACTGAGCTATGTCCGCCTGCGAACTCCGACTGGTCGGAGGCGCGAAGAGAACATTAGCGGATGCTCACGCACCGGCCAATTCGGCCCCCCACTTGAGCGAGTTGCCGAGGACCAGCGCCTAGGCTCGACCCATGCGCGTCTGGTTCAACGGCTCGGTCCTCGAAGACCCCACAGCGGCCTCGATCCGCATCGACGACCACGGTCTGACCGTCGGCGACGGGGTGTTCGAAGCGGTCAAGATCGTCGACGGACAGCCGTTCGCGCTCACCCGTCACCTCGACCGTCTGGTGGGCTCCGCCGCAGGTCTCGGACTTCCTCAGCCTGACGTCGCGGAGATCAGGGAGGCGATCGCGGCGGTGACAGCGGGCCAGGATCTTCCCCTCGGACGGCTGCGGGTGACGTGGACGGCCGGTCCGGCACCGCTCGGGTCCGGTCGCGGGGGAGGGCCACCGACGTTGGTGGTGGTCGCCGCTCCGATGGAGGCGGCTGCTGCATCGACCGAGGCCGTGGTGGTGCCGTGGGTGCGCAACGAGCGCAGCGCGGTCGCCGGTCTGAAGACGACGTCGTACGCCGAGAACGTGGTCGCGCTGGCCTATGCCCGCGAGCGGGGAGCGACCGAGGCGATCTTCGGCAACACCCTCGGCAACGTGTGCGAGGGGACCGGTTCGAACCTCTGCTACGTCATCGACGGAGAAGCCCGTACGCCGACGCTGGCCTCCGGGTGCCTTGCGGGTGTCACCCGCGCACTCGTGGTCGAGTGGTGCGGTGTGCGCGAGGTGGACGAACCGATGTCCGTCCTCGACCAGGCGGAGGAGCTGTTCCTGGTCTCGACGACGCGCGACGTACAGCCGCTGCGCCGACTTGGTGACCGCGAGCTGCCGGCTCCTGGTCCCGTGACCCTCAGGGCGATGGAGACCTGGGCCGAGCGCGAGGCTGACGGCATCGACCCCTGACGGGACGTGCCGAGCCTCAGGCGCTCAGCAGCTCGGCGATCTCGTCGTCGAAGTCGATCAGGTCGGCCTCGGCGCCGAGGGCGACCTTGGCCAGCATCTGGCGGATGAAGTCCGACAGGGTGCGCGAGCTGACCTGGATCAGCACCTCGCCGCTCGGGGAGTTGAGCTCCAGGATCACCACGGCGCGACCCTCGGCGCTGAGGCACGGCCACACGTGGACGTCACCGTCGCCGGTCGGCTCGTAGAAACCCTCGATCAGAAGGTCGCGGGCGAACGTCCAGCGCACCGGCACCGGCTCACCCTTGAACAGGATGCTGACCGCGTACGGGTCGGCGGTGGTGTACTCGAACGAGGCCTGCAGCGGGGTCGACGTTCCCTCGGTGTCGACGAACTCCATCTGCATCGCTTCGGTGATTGCTTGAGAAGTGACTTCCTTCTGCATCGGTCATGCCTTTCAGGTGGCCGCGTCTGATGGAGAAAGCCCTCCCGCAAACTCCCAGCGCGACCCCCTGAGGGTGTGTCAGCCGTCACCCGGTGGCAAGTCCCGAGGGGGTATTTAGGCCCAAAACAGGGTGGTGGTCTAGCAAAATCGAGCGTGTGGTCTATTTTGGGGTCTGATTGGTCTAGTCCAGGTGGACAGCCGGGACGGACCCGCTCCCAGAGGTCTGAACAGGGTCCTGTCAGGCTGTGGCCATGACGACCCCGCCCGTTCCCGATCCGGAAGGCCCGTCGCGCTACCAGCGGCTCCATCACCACCTGCACCGCAACCGCGCCGTTGCCGCCACGACCAAGCTGGTCGTGACGATCATCGGCGGCGTCGTGCTGACCGGCGGCCTGATCATGATGGTGACCCCCGGGCCGGGCCTGGTCGGCATCGCGGCCGGCCTGGCGATCCTGGCGACCGAGTGGGACTGGGCGGACCGTTGGCTCCAGACCGCCCGGCGCAAGCTGGAGGAGGCGATCGAGGGCGAGACGGAGGAGGAGACCCGCAAGCGCAAGAAGCGGGCACTCATCACCACGATCATCACGGTCGGGACGGTGCTGGTCGTGACGGTCTACGTCTGGCTGCGCGACTGGCCGGGTTGGGCCGTGTCGGGCTGGAACCGGGCGCAGTCGGTGATCGGCTTCCTCCCGGAGCTGCCGGGCATGTGATGCCGATGTGAACCTGACGGTCCCGATGGGCTAAGGTTCACGTCGCACAACAGGTACGACATCGGGCGATTGGCGCAGTGGTAGCGCGCTTCGTTCACACCGAAGAGGTCACTGGTTCGAACCCAGTATCGCCCACCGATGAAGACGGCCCCGGCCTGCGCATGGATCCGCGCGCCGAGGGTATCCATCCGGCATGTTGACGCTGGTTCTCGCCGTGGGTCTCCCGCTAGTCGCAGCACTGGCCGTCTGGGCCTGGTACTGCCGCGACACGGGCACCCACGACCAGCCGCCGTTCGGCGAGCCGCGGTTCACCGACGACCGGCGCCGCTAGATCCGTCGCGCCATCAGTCGACCAGGCGCGAGAGGCCCTTGGTCAGCGAGGCACTGAGCGTCTTGGCCACCAGGTTCGCCATCCCGGGCAGGGGTGCGTCGAACCCGATCGTGTAGTTCAGCAGCGTGCCGCCGGTCGCCGTGGGGCTCAGCTCCTGACGACCCCAGTGGCCGCGCAGAGGTCCACCCTTGGTGATCGCGTACTCGATGAGCGAGTAGGGCTCCGCCTTCGTCGTCGTCTCCTCGAAGGCTGGCAGGAGGCCGATCTTGAGGCGTCGTACGGAACCCGCGCCGTTGCGCGAGTCCGTGCCGTCCTTGACCCGGCTGATCTTGGCTCCGAAGACGGGGCCGAGGTTCTCGTGCTCGGCGAGCTTCTCGAAGACGGTCTGCGGATCGGACTTGAACTCGTGCGTGACGTGGACGCGCTGGGGTGCTGGCATGCGGTGATCCTAGGAGGATGTCCGCGTCTGCACTAGAACACGTTCCAGTTTCCGACTACGGTCGGGCGCATGATCTCGACCATCGTCTGGGGGACCGGCAACGTCGGCCGCCTCGCCATCAAGGCTGTCGACGCGCACCCCGCCCTCGAGCTGTCCGCCGTCATCGTGCACAACCCCGCCAAGGTCGGGAAGGACGCGGGAGAGCTCGCCGGCATGGAACGCGAGCTCGGTGTCGTGGCGACCGACGACATCGAGGCGGTCCTCGCGGCGAAGCCGAGGGCGGTCGTCTACGGGGCGTCCGGGGACATCCGCCCGGACGACGCTCTCGCCGACGTGGTCCGGGCGATCGGCGCCGGCGCGGTCGTGGTGACCCCGGCGCTCTACGCGCTCTACGACCAGCGCAACGCCCCGGCCGAGGTTCGCGACCCGGTCGCCACGGCCGTCGAGTCCGGCGGCGGCTCGTTGTTCGCCAACGGGGTCGATCCGGGATGGGGCAACGACATCCTGCCGCTGCTGATCAGCGGCCTCGGGTCGCGGGTCGACGTGATCCGGTGCCAGGAGATCTTCGACTACACCACCTACGACCAGGAGGACTCGGTCCGCTACCTCGTCGGCATGGGGCAACCGATGGACTACGACGCCCCGATGATCGCCGCCACCGTGCCGACGATGGTCTGGGGAGGGCAGGTCCGCATGATCGCGCGCGGTCTCGGCGTCGAGCTCGACGAGATCCGCGAGGTCGTGGAGCGGCGCCCGCTCGAGCAGAGCGTGACCACGACGACGATGGGTGACTTCGAGGCCGGGACGCAAGGGGCGATCCGGTTCGAGGTCCAGGGCATCGTCGCCGGCGAGCCGCGGATCATCTGCGAGCACGTCACCCGCATCCACGCCTCCTGTGCGCCGGAGTGGCCGGTGCCGCCGACGGGTGACGGCGCCCACCGCGTGATCATCGAGGGGGAGCCGCGGATCGAGGTCAGCGTCGAGGCGACCGACGTGACCGGCAACCGGGCCGAGGGCGGCAACGCGACCGCG
The DNA window shown above is from Marmoricola sp. OAE513 and carries:
- a CDS encoding PGPGW domain-containing protein produces the protein MTTPPVPDPEGPSRYQRLHHHLHRNRAVAATTKLVVTIIGGVVLTGGLIMMVTPGPGLVGIAAGLAILATEWDWADRWLQTARRKLEEAIEGETEEETRKRKKRALITTIITVGTVLVVTVYVWLRDWPGWAVSGWNRAQSVIGFLPELPGM
- a CDS encoding YihY/virulence factor BrkB family protein; amino-acid sequence: MVSPSSASTPARRWTPTNVGKALWRLTVSTVDTCMKNRVTGLAAEAAFFAILSLPPLIFALAGSVGYVFNQFSDDQINDVRTNVLDLAGQALTPDTVQKIIQPTLDDVLNGGRYDVISIGFILALWSGSRALNVFVDTITIMYGLGGHRGIVRTRALSFLLYVLGMFTGVITIPLVVAGPKLVDEALSERWDWLNELYWPTVVVLCICFLATLYHLSVPVRTSWRFNLPGAVFTLFCWVVGSAVLRWVLVSTAQGSTSIYGPLAAPIAILLWLYVLSIAVLIGAALNAAFDQIWPQKETTRARSELLKRLSLDVVLPWRTTTGAEDDSTPDSGVSETGPSQGAEKSG
- a CDS encoding SRPBCC family protein: MPAPQRVHVTHEFKSDPQTVFEKLAEHENLGPVFGAKISRVKDGTDSRNGAGSVRRLKIGLLPAFEETTTKAEPYSLIEYAITKGGPLRGHWGRQELSPTATGGTLLNYTIGFDAPLPGMANLVAKTLSASLTKGLSRLVD
- a CDS encoding DUF1905 domain-containing protein — translated: MGPPACRRWRTTLSSGEVVEFTAELFLWSDGGWYFVRLPVEAAEEVRDLVTAPPTGFGSVRVEVTIGTSRWRTSVFPDKASGSFLLPVKKPVRVAEGIDDGDEVRVLLEVTGD
- a CDS encoding potassium channel family protein; its protein translation is MPDIESKVVPGVLKLPVLTRSPWWELTRRLLLAVGILLFTVLVVYLDRHNYRDSAHPGRDAITLVDSIYYTTVTLSTTGYGDIAPVSEHARLINAFVITPLRIGFLVLLIGTTLEVLANQGREMIRNARWRKHMEQHIVVIGYGTKGRSAVDTLVNNGVDKEHIVIVDPSSVALGEAHAHGLAVVTGDAARREVLRRAGVERARQVIITTPRDDTTVLATLTVRQLNPQAYIVAAVREQDNVPLVRQSGADAVVTSSDAVGRLVGLSSISPPLASVLEDLLTYGEGLEVAERELLVNEVGKAPQSLPDQVIAVLRDEKVYRYFDPTVTQLARGDRLVVVRPSKELPWAPRPGTHGEAVAED
- a CDS encoding aminotransferase class IV — its product is MRVWFNGSVLEDPTAASIRIDDHGLTVGDGVFEAVKIVDGQPFALTRHLDRLVGSAAGLGLPQPDVAEIREAIAAVTAGQDLPLGRLRVTWTAGPAPLGSGRGGGPPTLVVVAAPMEAAAASTEAVVVPWVRNERSAVAGLKTTSYAENVVALAYARERGATEAIFGNTLGNVCEGTGSNLCYVIDGEARTPTLASGCLAGVTRALVVEWCGVREVDEPMSVLDQAEELFLVSTTRDVQPLRRLGDRELPAPGPVTLRAMETWAEREADGIDP
- a CDS encoding phage holin family protein, translated to MDAGFGIATGLFVIFGLFALGSIVLWLVFLIEAINMPDAQWTAAGQNKILHVVLMVVLGIIGTIIYFVTARGDLTRVGPPPPGFQTGPPGYGPPQ
- a CDS encoding glycine hydroxymethyltransferase; this translates as MSAESLAKTTSAAYDAMLEVIASVEPRVAEATRKELADQRSSLKLIASENYASPATLMTMGTWFSDKYAEGTVGHRFYAACQNVDTIESLAAEHARELFGAPYAYAQPHSGIDANLVAFWSILAHRVETPALEKYGVKNVNELSETDWEQLRHEFGNQRLLGMALDAGGHLTHGFRPNISGKMFHQQQYGTDPETGLLDYDVVAAKAREFKPAVLVAGYSAYPRRVNFAKMREIADEVGATLMVDMAHFAGLVAGKVFNGDENPVPFAHITTTTTHKSLRGPRGGLVLAQEEFAADVDRGCPMVLGGPLSHVMAAKAVALAEARQPAFQTYAQNIADNAKSLADGFLTRGAKLVTGGTDNHIVLLDVASFGLTGRQAESALLDAGVVTNRNSVPNDPNGAWYTTGVRLGTPALTTRGFGHEEFDKVAEMIVDVLTNTEAGTNKAGAPSKATYKLADGVADRVRSQSAEMLDKHPLYPGLELS
- a CDS encoding SsgA family sporulation/cell division regulator encodes the protein MQKEVTSQAITEAMQMEFVDTEGTSTPLQASFEYTTADPYAVSILFKGEPVPVRWTFARDLLIEGFYEPTGDGDVHVWPCLSAEGRAVVILELNSPSGEVLIQVSSRTLSDFIRQMLAKVALGAEADLIDFDDEIAELLSA
- a CDS encoding dihydrodipicolinate reductase, whose protein sequence is MISTIVWGTGNVGRLAIKAVDAHPALELSAVIVHNPAKVGKDAGELAGMERELGVVATDDIEAVLAAKPRAVVYGASGDIRPDDALADVVRAIGAGAVVVTPALYALYDQRNAPAEVRDPVATAVESGGGSLFANGVDPGWGNDILPLLISGLGSRVDVIRCQEIFDYTTYDQEDSVRYLVGMGQPMDYDAPMIAATVPTMVWGGQVRMIARGLGVELDEIREVVERRPLEQSVTTTTMGDFEAGTQGAIRFEVQGIVAGEPRIICEHVTRIHASCAPEWPVPPTGDGAHRVIIEGEPRIEVSVEATDVTGNRAEGGNATAVGRLVGAIEWLVAAEPGLYDALDVPLRYGTLS
- a CDS encoding phosphotransferase, which translates into the protein MPSVVRTAGRLGQELGRVALDLLPSSSALPGRAADFTPPVMSSLLGREVSGCEPIGGTTGTTDRSVLRLRGDDVPDTVFVKSAATDLGTRLFGGLARLGEVEVGFFRDLRAGLDLEAPAALGSRFERRTGRFAVVLEDLAARGAEFVDTTTPLSADQVAAGLSTLAALHGSTSGRAGLPTWLGTNSADALMPVVSGVIGRLGRKVAERDPSLVAAGGDGLLRSYGRWAEVLDRDAFCVLHGDPHPGNVYLLGEPGDQHVGLLDWQAVRRGNGFRDATYFTVLSLEAAVRREHERELLAHYCGELAAAGGPEVGADAAWTTYRQMVAYVYVATTFTSGLGGLQGTEIADTGLRRAVAAVEDLDTPAALSR